The DNA region GACCAAGTTGTCTGTTATCGTCGGAAGCGAATCCACCTACGCGAATCGCCGTGTTggtgttttcaaaaataagcgTTGGCTCTGCATAAGACCGTGggaatttctttctttcgaaCATTTTTAACCGTCAGTCTCGCTAAGTGCCTTTCGAATCTGTTCGTTCaactaatttgtgaaattgttcgAGTTCGACAATTTCGCATTACTCTCGTCAAACTTAAGAACATGGGCAACAGTCTTGTGTATCTTTTAGACAAGTGTCTCTCTTTTCTTGTTTAAGTAAGGGTTCTTGTCTGAGTAAGTGAAGATTTAAAGTAATATTTCTTGCGCAACGCGCTCCCTTTAGAGGCAATGTTTAATTTATGATGCCACTCATTCCAATTTGTATAGTTTATTTACATTAGTTCGCTAACACTGATTTTGCCTTCTCGCTTTTCTCAGGAGATCTTGACCTGGATTACACTGTGCCAGACGTAAAGCAGGAGGGTGCAAACCAGTCTGTCAAAGCCTGCCAACAGCGTTTGGCTCACTTTAAAGTCCCAAGTCTACATGATGTGATTTCGGGACCGACTGGATCGACTCCACCACCGAGCGGACACGCTTCTCCTTACAGTTCTCCTGCTCACAATCTGTGGATTCCTGACCGCACAGTTCTTACTCCCTTGATCAGTCAGGCTGGAACTACACCTTGGAGCACATTTTTCTCGGACACAAAGCTTCCAATGTCCCAGGAAGTAAGTTCGGCACCAAACAAGGTACAGACTCCTACTCCACAAGAACTTCCACAAGAGCAGGTGGCAGTCTCAGCAGCAAACAACCCACAGACCAACTTTTACCAGCGACCTATTCAACAGCCAGTGAACTCTAATTCACCGATGTTTATGCAAGCTACAGCCACACTGAACATGAAATGGCCAATACTTAGTGGTCCTTCTCCATTTCCTACCACAATGTCTCCAGATCACTCTGCAATGATGGACAAGCTCCTTCTGCACACCACAACTCCTTCTGACTTTCTTACTACGCCACCAAAACCTGTTCAAAGAGGTCGCCCTGCCAAGGCTGGTTCTGCTATACTGAAAGCAAAGCGTAACAACCCTGCTGATGGGCGCTCACGAACACCACCAAGTGAGCGGCCTTATGCATGCCCAGTTGATACATGCCCACGAAGGTTCTCAAGGTCTGATGAACTGACACGCCACATGCGAACCCACACTGGACAGAAACCATTCCAGTGTAGGATCTGCATGAGGAACTTTTCCCGTTCAGACCATCTGACAACTCACATCCGTACACACACTGGTGAGAAACCTTTTGCCTGTGACACATGTGGTCGACGATTTGCACGATCTGATGAACGCCGTCGCCACATGAAGATCCATTTGAGAGAACAAGCTAAAAAAGAGGAGGAAGCCAGAAAAGCCATGGCTCAAAGTAATGGAACTGTTTCACCCATCCAGAGCCGGTCTCCTCAATCAACACCATCACCCCTTCAGGTCCCAGTGACCTCGGTGAACTCTTTTTAAAGTATTTGCCACAAACATTTGACAGTGCAGGCACTGTTTCAACACTACAGTTTTAAGAACATTACGGTTTTGAAGAACTCTTATTATGATAAGTGCCTTATGTTTTGAGGAACATTTGTGTATATTATTTCAAGGAAGAATTTTAAAGGAAGGCTGGTCCTTTGTACAGATTTTCATTATGCAGGTTTTGCAAGGTACTGGAAGTGCCATAATAATGCTTAATGTAAGGTATTTTTTCAGTTATGGAGTTTTATGTTAGCATACAGCTGGTCTCTGTATTTCTTTGAGCTAACATAACCTTCATGAAAACAGTGATCTGTTTCGCTAATTGGTGTTATTGTTTATCAAGACAAAGTGCCCCATGGCACTCTTCACATGCAAATCTAGTTGTATTTATaagttgagaaaattcagaattAGGCTGGTCCTAATGTACATAGTTTTATGTGCAGATCATTCTAGACACTTAGTGTCTTACTAGGCCTATTTTTCATACAAATatgaaatagaaacaaaaaatacagCTGGTTTCTGTATACAATTTAACGTAAGATATTTTGTGTAAAGAAGTTAAGTATTGCCAAATTGTTCTCCTTGGTACAGTAGATATAAttatacataatttttttcataactagaaatcaaatttacaagaaTTCATAGCTTTTTTTGATATTCATGAGTACTCACATACGGGTTTAACCCAGTTGTATAAACATTTATAGATGTTGACTGTTTATCAAggagaatgatttttttcaaaatgtcagAGATTATAACAAACTAAGTAAAAGTCAAGCTGGTCATTGACTCGATAAACACAGTGCTGGTCACTTAaagataataacaataaaagttgAAAAGATTTGAAGAATTTTACAGTCTGTTTGATGTCCATTTATAAACATTTAAGGGGTCTCAACACAGACCCTATCCTCCCTATCCTCCAGCCCAAATTGTATATATCCTACACCTTCCTACAGAGCTGCTGACTAATCTCTACAGGATTTTTCCTGTATGTTAGTTCCAAAAACTTAAGGGATAATAGTGCACCATTCTCCTCAATCTGTTTTCACTTGTAATCTTTGACCTGACCTTAATCCCTAGCTCCACTTTCAAAACAACAAATAGACTGCATTAAGTCTATTATTGAATTTATGGTTAACAGCTTAACATGATGAAAAATGGAGCAAGAAAGACATCTCGCAAATCTTGCATACCTATCCCAATGAAGTGCTATCttctgaaaagttttattttcaaggtTAGGAGAAATATCTAATGCTTTGAGTTGTGCACCTTTGGTTCATTTAGTTTTCATCACTGTTGTAGGTTATAGTTGATCTATAAATTAAATGTAAAGGCTGAACAAATGGCACCATGGCTTGGTTGAGCAGAATGCCCAGATACTGTGTGTATATTTGGGAAGTGGGGGAAAATATGTAATTCTTGGATCAACTTCATTTGCCTTGACATGCTTGTAAAAAAAGTACCTTGAGGAAACTAATCAAACAAGATTTCAACTCTAAAGAGACTATTCCTTAttgaaaaactttgaaattgcCCTTGTATTGatgacttatttttttcatgacacaATTTTGGCAAAAACACGATTAAGCTGATGCTAGTATATTTCCCTGCTAAAATAAGGTAAGTTTGTGTGTGCATTTCATAGTAATTTGGAATATCTCAACCTCTAACTTGTGTTTCTGTTCAAATGCAAAGTTGTTTAGTATATTCCACATAGGTGAATAGTGATTAGCAAGCACATGTACAAATCAACTCTGAGCAGTTGAAGAGACAAAATCCCGTCTCAACAATTCGATTTCCAACCATTTTACagtatattgacagaaataaactaattgttttggtttctgtggGGTATATCCTAAAACAATCATTCTCTTCAGTGTTGGTGAAAGTGGTGGTTAATTACCTCGATGCTTTGTGGCTCCGTAAATATCCACtattattcacctccacttcggtgaataaaagttaaaaagcaCCTGGTTGTAACAAAGAGTATTTCATACCCAGTCCACATATCCATTTTTCTTTACATGCACCATCCTTTTTAATCCCCATTTTGCAGCTTGGATTTAGTAGTACATTAAAGGATATGGTACATTAGGAATAAAACGATATAGGCACTTACCATTTCCGGAAACAGACATAATATGTAGCTTTGaagaagtttcttttcactCAGCTAGAGAACCATTGAAGGCAAAAtggaaattatgaaaaacagaaattatgtaATTGTGAAACAAGCTGTTAACCTGTGACGGTTTTTAGGAAACTTCAAAGAAAAGTGATGGCTCTGAAAGtgataagaaatgaaaataacaataagtAAACTTAAAGACAGATTGTAAGAAGGATAGAGAACATTAGAGATACTATGCTGGCCGGGAAGATCACCATTTAAAGAGATGTCTGCAAAAGGTGTCTTCCATCTTCCGTTTGAAACTCCTCATCAGAGAACACAGCTTATGACTCACTCTTTTTGAAGTGATCGGGTCCATACTGTCCTGATCTTCACCTGATATCgcataaaaatggaaattcagTTCCTTTCTTTACCAAAGAGTCCAAATTTTCATCAGACTTTACAGCTCTTGGAATACGCGTCAAAAGAGCCGCACACTTGTCATCGCGCCGTCGCGACTCGTTTTCGAACCAGCCAATTACATCgcagaatttataaaaaaattgccGCCAAATTAAACACCTGATAAGCTTCGTGTTTATTATTACCCATGGTCGCCATGTTGGCCAAGCTGTTCGTAGTGTTGTTGAGCTATCTCCTTCTGGTGTTTCTTGCCGCTCGAATCTTCGAAATTTCATCGACATGGCTGAAAGCTGGTTGTCTGGCTAGTCAGCTGTTGAGTCCGTTCGCTCTGAGTGTTAAAAAACTAAAAGCGATTTTGGAAGAAAGGGGCGTTAGTTACACGGGTTTGGTGGAGAAGAAAGAGCTTGCTGAATTAGTCGAGGCTTGCGGAGCGGTGACAGGGGCCGAAAGCTGCTCTATTAGCACCGAAAGTTCTGGAGAAGACGAAGAGAAAAGTAACGAGCTGCAATTTACTGGAGCATCTCACTTCTTTGAGGAAGTGGAAGATACCAAAGCCGGGACATGGTTGGTTGATGTCATACCTGAAGGTCACTCGTCCTTGCTCCGTAGGAAGCAATGGTTGGTCCTCAAACGGAAGATCGTTCGATTTGGTATTCGAATCGGAACATTTAATTGTGGCAATGATCCGAGATTGTGCATTAAGTATGGCTGGAGGGAGCCGTCCCTCGCTATTTCTATGCCTCAGGGAAATCAACCGAAGGGTAACGTCATTTTAAAAACATACGATTCAAAACCTTCGGTGGAACTGGTGTTCAGGTGGATTAGCAAAGAGCTGTCTTTGAAGATAGAAACATTTGACAGAGTAGAAGAATTTTCCAAtacatttaaagagaaaataaaagaaaatcccGTCTATGTCGTATTATTCACGACATTACCAGAACCTCCTTTATACCTTGCTTCCCTTTCAGTTCAGTTTACGGGAAGAGTTCGATTTGGACACGTACGAGTATTCGATTGgacgacaaaaaaacatatCCTGAAAAACTACAACATCAAAAATTTCCCAAGGCTCATGATATTTACATCAGAGGGGAATTTGACGTACGGTTATAGAAAAGGAGAGTGGATAAGATATCATAACCTTGAACTATTCCTAAAAACACTACATCCAGAAGTGAATGATGTATTTGTGACAGTGTTCCTGATGATAAATGTGAGCTGTTGTATGGCTTTATTCATAATAGATGGGGGCATACTGAAAAGATTAATTAACTTCATATGGCTCCTGATATTTTATAATACCAGCCTTATAATTCTTTGCCTTCCAGTCCTCTCAATATTGCAACTACCGTTACTGACTCCAGTTCTGGATTTTGTCCTGAAATACTCCAGATATGCTATGACATCAGATGCTGCAGCAATTATGAGAAATTACTTAGGTTTGGGATTACAACACAAGTGGTTAATGTTTGGGGGATATTTTTGCTATGGTATAATGATATGGTGGGTGCAGAAGAGAATTAGATGGTACTTTGGATTCGAGAGTGAAAGTGACAATGTAACATCAATCACAGAATGGTTTACTCAAGATCTTCACTACTTTACAAATGTTGTACAGACATTTCCCACTTTGGGACAGTCACGAATAAACTACAGTGTTTCTGGTCTTGAGGATGGGTTTGAACTTCTTATTCGACGCCTTGCAGTCCCTGAACTGTGGCTCCGTCCCGTCATTCCTACTGAATATCTTAACAGCCTCCCAGTTTGGAGATTCTGTCATTCTCAGGTGAATCATTGCTCTGACAACAAACATAAGCAGTGCACAAGCAAGCACAATTCTTGTTGCAAAGAATCTGTAAAACCACCTGGGATGTTGGTGGCACAAGACTGCTCAATATGTCTGGAGGATTTCAAAAGTGGTTGCATGTTACTTGGCCTCCCTTGTGGTCACTGTTACCATCAGAGGTGCATTGAAGAGTGGCTTTGTGGGGGGAATTCCAGTGGTCATTATTGTTGTCCTGTGTGTCGCTGGCCTGCTTTCAAGATAAAGCCTCCGGCATTAGGAGCAAACCCAATAAGAAGTCAAGCTCAAGAGACAAATGTTTGAGTATCCTAAGGCATTGTAAGACATGGCCACCGGTGCTTGAAGGAACAGTTTTTGAAAgcagtatttttttctcttttttaaccCTAAGGCCACACGGTCTTATGGTgagtaaaattttctttttagtcattttctttctgttacAGCTATTTGCAAAAGTGTCTCAAAGTCTCTTAATTTTGGTGAGCTATTCAGGACTTCTGACTGATACGTAAGattaaaaaattgcatttttttttccaattttaattttaaattaataatgatGTAAATGTGTTGTGTATGCTTTGAAGCttcagtttttaaaagttattttactCTTTAACTTCCTTTACAGccttacatatttttttaatcattaatttTAACTTGAATGAGGGTATTAGAACAGGCCAGGTTCATTTGAAATTCAGACAAGAACTAGAAGGTGTGGGAACGAAACAAATGAAATAGCACTAAGGTTTTAGCATGGATAATACATTCCTTTAGTCTGTTCCCATCAGCTTTTGAGCTAAATATGaacccttttttttaactgataacAATACATAATGAAAATTACACATGAagatgatcaccaatttaagaagctcctgattgtcaatcaaattctctttgtcactgagataagaaatgtaaagagaactgtatggagaatatggatgctTGTGTTggggtgtaaggggttaaaaAGATTATTACCATATGGAAATGGTGAAGTAAGTAGTACAATTAATaatcatatttaaaatataacaaaaattgatgtaatctgaaaagtttttcaaacctCTCAAAATAGAAAAAGTAGAGGGTAATTCAAACAGAGAAACAGGCATGCTGTTAAGGACAAAATCCTCACagcaatttttttgtacttattCCTCTGGAAACTTGAATGTGTGATCACTGGCTACTAAAAGAGAGAGTGTAGCTAAGCTTGAAAGTAatgtaaatcatttttttttctaataaaacaTTAAAAGGCATaacctttggttttttttgtgtgtatgttAATTTTCTAGGTGACTCTTGTTCATGTCAGCCTTGACCTAATTATTAATGAAACAAGCCCCATCCTAATGTTTCATGTTTGCAAACACATTATTTCAGTACTACCTGAAAGgcaatcatcatcatcatcagcatGACTCACCCATGTAAGGTTGCATTTGATTTgtaatttaaacaattttaccTTGAATGAGCTCTCTAACTTTATGATGTAATGCACCATTGAGTTCTAGTTGAGTATGGCACTCAAGCAAtctattttaatttaatttcactcAAGTTGTGTGGAGTTATCTGCTACCCCCTGCTTGATGGATTGTAAGAACAGATAATATCACTAATGGAGGAAATGTGTTTGTTCTTTGACATGTGAGCTGAATTCACATGTTAAGCAGCATGTTACTCTCATATGAGACAGGCCAGGTGTGTCACCTTATGATGTGCAAGCTGTCATAATTTAATCTTGAGCCCAGCTTGGGAAAATTCAAggaaccaaaacaacaacagctgaACATATTCACATATTCTACAAATTCTATCATAAAGGACAAAGTGAGCTCCTAAGATGCAACATGTGACCCACAATGTTAGCGTTAAAAGCATCAAGTGGCTGAAAGTATTGCTACTACCCTAGGATGGGATGCACAGGTTACTctcagcatttcatcaggcttccctgtTAGTTTATTGGCACAATGAGATTGTCTTACTTAAGTAAAGAAGATTGTCTTACTAAAAAGTAAAGAAGGAGatacaggggtttcaataaccttTTTGAATATGTGATTGCCCATGGTGTAATAAGCCAAGAAAATGGTCTAAAGGTGAAACCCAAACTCAGGAGCTTCACAAGCTCAACAGATGGCAAGAAGTCTTATAGGCAGCAGTAGACTACCAGTAATcagcttttattgaaacccttAAGAATGGTGCAGCCAGGGCTCAAATCTGAACCTCAAACCCTGGACCCCACTGCAGTAACCATTTGCCCCATCCAGTCTCCAAAATGTAAGGTTCCACACTTAAAACAGACCTTCAATTATGTTGTGTAGTTTAGTTCTGTGCATTTAAAACATGCTcaatagaatttttttttgtacacaTCAGGCCATTATAATTTCTGTAATGAGTTTTGAGAGCATGTGTGAATAGAAGCACTATTTTTACATTAAGAAACATCCTGGCAACAATTTCCAACAGAGCATTTACTtcatttcaaagaatt from Pocillopora verrucosa isolate sample1 chromosome 1, ASM3666991v2, whole genome shotgun sequence includes:
- the LOC131784108 gene encoding early growth response protein 1 isoform X1, producing the protein MMITMTEALDSLAQVATDQLFGFDTASLLTPQLARQVPQLSAEEFSFVHAGMDEPTNIFGEPVDFHDTSVPGDLDLDYTVPDVKQEGANQSVKACQQRLAHFKVPSLHDVISGPTGSTPPPSGHASPYSSPAHNLWIPDRTVLTPLISQAGTTPWSTFFSDTKLPMSQEVSSAPNKVQTPTPQELPQEQVAVSAANNPQTNFYQRPIQQPVNSNSPMFMQATATLNMKWPILSGPSPFPTTMSPDHSAMMDKLLLHTTTPSDFLTTPPKPVQRGRPAKAGSAILKAKRNNPADGRSRTPPSERPYACPVDTCPRRFSRSDELTRHMRTHTGQKPFQCRICMRNFSRSDHLTTHIRTHTGEKPFACDTCGRRFARSDERRRHMKIHLREQAKKEEEARKAMAQSNGTVSPIQSRSPQSTPSPLQVPVTSVNSF
- the LOC131784087 gene encoding E3 ubiquitin-protein ligase RNF103-like gives rise to the protein MLAKLFVVLLSYLLLVFLAARIFEISSTWLKAGCLASQLLSPFALSVKKLKAILEERGVSYTGLVEKKELAELVEACGAVTGAESCSISTESSGEDEEKSNELQFTGASHFFEEVEDTKAGTWLVDVIPEGHSSLLRRKQWLVLKRKIVRFGIRIGTFNCGNDPRLCIKYGWREPSLAISMPQGNQPKGNVILKTYDSKPSVELVFRWISKELSLKIETFDRVEEFSNTFKEKIKENPVYVVLFTTLPEPPLYLASLSVQFTGRVRFGHVRVFDWTTKKHILKNYNIKNFPRLMIFTSEGNLTYGYRKGEWIRYHNLELFLKTLHPEVNDVFVTVFLMINVSCCMALFIIDGGILKRLINFIWLLIFYNTSLIILCLPVLSILQLPLLTPVLDFVLKYSRYAMTSDAAAIMRNYLGLGLQHKWLMFGGYFCYGIMIWWVQKRIRWYFGFESESDNVTSITEWFTQDLHYFTNVVQTFPTLGQSRINYSVSGLEDGFELLIRRLAVPELWLRPVIPTEYLNSLPVWRFCHSQVNHCSDNKHKQCTSKHNSCCKESVKPPGMLVAQDCSICLEDFKSGCMLLGLPCGHCYHQRCIEEWLCGGNSSGHYCCPVCRWPAFKIKPPALGANPIRSQAQETNV
- the LOC131784108 gene encoding early growth response protein 1 isoform X2; protein product: MMITMTEALDSLAQVATDQLFGFDTASLLTPQLARQVPQLSAEEFSFVHAGMDEPTNIFGDLDLDYTVPDVKQEGANQSVKACQQRLAHFKVPSLHDVISGPTGSTPPPSGHASPYSSPAHNLWIPDRTVLTPLISQAGTTPWSTFFSDTKLPMSQEVSSAPNKVQTPTPQELPQEQVAVSAANNPQTNFYQRPIQQPVNSNSPMFMQATATLNMKWPILSGPSPFPTTMSPDHSAMMDKLLLHTTTPSDFLTTPPKPVQRGRPAKAGSAILKAKRNNPADGRSRTPPSERPYACPVDTCPRRFSRSDELTRHMRTHTGQKPFQCRICMRNFSRSDHLTTHIRTHTGEKPFACDTCGRRFARSDERRRHMKIHLREQAKKEEEARKAMAQSNGTVSPIQSRSPQSTPSPLQVPVTSVNSF